In a single window of the Actinomycetota bacterium genome:
- a CDS encoding class II fumarate hydratase, whose product MADQAVARWWGRQTELAIANFPISGEPMPWPVVEALLLVKAEAARVNADLGVIPRETADAIERAVAELVDEKMVEQFPVDVFQTGSGTSTNMNVNEVVAHRASELLGAAVHPNDHVNTSQSSNDTFPSAVRIAAARTTVHEVLPALDSLAEALTELAHRHLDTVKAGRTHLMDAVPMTFGQEVAGWARVVRLGRERFEAALPRVLELPLGGTAVGTGLNAPEDFAAAVIEGLARRTGLALREAVDHFEAQSSQDALVEIGATAKVVALGLHKIAGDLRLLGSGPATGLGEVRLPELQAGSSIMPGKVNPVIAEVVQQVAAQVVGNDAAATFAATASTLQLSTAMPLLARSVLSSLTLIASATNVLAERCVRGIEVDVDRMARHAASSAALVTSLAPNIGYDAAARLVRQAVAEGRSVRDVVTDAGLVDEQTLDAAMDLGAMARPRVSRGGPG is encoded by the coding sequence ATGGCTGATCAGGCTGTTGCTCGGTGGTGGGGTCGCCAGACCGAGCTGGCGATCGCCAACTTCCCGATATCCGGTGAGCCGATGCCGTGGCCGGTGGTGGAGGCGCTGCTGCTGGTGAAGGCCGAGGCCGCGCGCGTGAACGCCGACCTCGGCGTGATCCCCCGCGAGACGGCAGATGCGATCGAGCGCGCTGTCGCCGAGCTCGTCGACGAGAAGATGGTCGAACAGTTCCCGGTGGACGTGTTCCAGACGGGTTCGGGCACCTCGACCAACATGAACGTCAACGAGGTGGTCGCGCACCGCGCGAGCGAGCTGCTCGGCGCGGCGGTCCACCCCAACGACCACGTGAACACGTCGCAGTCGTCCAATGACACCTTCCCCTCCGCGGTGCGGATCGCCGCCGCGCGCACGACGGTGCACGAGGTGCTGCCGGCGCTCGACTCGCTCGCCGAGGCGCTCACCGAGCTCGCACACCGCCACCTCGACACGGTGAAGGCCGGCCGCACGCACCTGATGGACGCAGTGCCGATGACCTTCGGTCAGGAGGTGGCGGGATGGGCCCGCGTCGTCCGCCTCGGACGGGAGCGGTTCGAGGCTGCCCTGCCACGCGTGCTCGAGCTGCCCCTCGGGGGAACTGCGGTCGGCACCGGCCTGAACGCGCCGGAAGACTTCGCGGCCGCCGTGATCGAGGGTCTCGCCCGGCGCACCGGGCTCGCGCTGCGCGAGGCGGTCGACCACTTCGAGGCGCAGTCGTCGCAAGACGCCCTCGTCGAGATCGGGGCGACGGCGAAGGTCGTCGCCCTGGGCCTGCACAAGATCGCCGGCGACCTGCGCCTGCTCGGGTCCGGTCCGGCGACGGGGCTCGGCGAAGTGCGCCTGCCGGAGCTGCAGGCAGGCAGCTCGATCATGCCCGGCAAGGTGAACCCGGTGATCGCCGAGGTGGTGCAGCAGGTCGCCGCCCAGGTGGTCGGCAACGACGCCGCGGCGACGTTCGCCGCGACGGCGTCCACGCTGCAGCTCAGCACGGCGATGCCGCTCCTTGCGCGAAGTGTGCTCTCGTCGCTCACGTTGATCGCCTCGGCGACGAACGTGTTGGCCGAGCGGTGCGTGCGCGGGATCGAGGTGGACGTCGACCGGATGGCCCGCCACGCGGCGAGTTCCGCGGCCCTCGTCACGTCGCTCGCACCGAACATCGGCTACGACGCCGCGGCGCGCCTGGTGCGCCAGGCCGTGGCCGAGGGCCGCTCGGTGCGTGACGTCGTCACCGATGCCGGTCTGGTCGACGAACAGACACTCGATGCAGCGATGGATCTGGGAGCGATGGCGCGCCCCCGTGTCTCACGTGGTGGGCCTGGCTGA
- a CDS encoding NAD-dependent epimerase/dehydratase family protein encodes MARVVVTGAGGFVGRALLNSYRSVGWDVAGVELSPAPDWAREWDVVAGDVSEPGTWQEHLVGADVVVHTAALVSNVVSRRRAWQVNVCGTRNVVEAVAEGGAKRMVQFSSLAVYSHHRDGVLDEHHPVRPSGDVYGDTKIAGEQVVLQAHAAGEVQATIVRPGDIYGPGSRPWTILPVQSLKSHQVVLPAMGKGVFSPIYVDDVVEFVRTAAQHPAAIGEVFNLTGGVAVSTREFISYYSRMLGMRPPPVAPTPVAVGVAAALGATLRRLGRPSEVNAATMRMLAATGTVSIDKARRLLGWEPRVPLAAGMARTEAWLRREGFLDKEAK; translated from the coding sequence ATGGCCCGGGTCGTCGTCACCGGCGCCGGCGGGTTCGTCGGGCGCGCGCTGCTGAACTCCTACCGATCCGTCGGCTGGGACGTCGCCGGGGTGGAGCTGTCGCCGGCGCCCGATTGGGCGCGGGAGTGGGACGTGGTCGCCGGCGACGTCTCCGAGCCGGGAACCTGGCAGGAGCACCTCGTCGGAGCCGACGTCGTGGTCCACACCGCGGCGCTCGTGTCGAACGTGGTGTCCAGGCGCCGCGCTTGGCAGGTGAACGTGTGCGGCACCCGCAACGTCGTGGAAGCCGTCGCCGAGGGCGGGGCGAAGCGGATGGTGCAGTTCTCCTCGCTCGCCGTCTACTCGCACCACCGCGACGGTGTGCTCGACGAGCACCATCCCGTGCGACCCTCCGGCGACGTGTACGGCGACACGAAGATCGCCGGTGAGCAGGTGGTCTTGCAGGCCCACGCCGCGGGCGAGGTGCAGGCCACCATCGTGCGTCCCGGCGACATCTACGGCCCCGGTTCCCGGCCGTGGACGATCCTGCCCGTCCAGTCGCTGAAGTCGCACCAGGTGGTGCTGCCGGCGATGGGCAAGGGGGTGTTCAGCCCGATCTACGTCGACGACGTGGTCGAGTTCGTGCGCACCGCGGCGCAGCACCCGGCCGCCATCGGCGAGGTCTTCAACCTCACCGGGGGAGTGGCCGTGTCGACCCGCGAGTTCATCTCGTACTACTCGCGGATGCTCGGCATGAGACCGCCACCGGTGGCTCCGACACCGGTCGCCGTCGGGGTGGCCGCGGCGCTGGGGGCGACGTTGCGCAGGCTGGGCCGCCCGAGCGAGGTGAACGCGGCGACGATGCGCATGCTCGCCGCGACCGGCACGGTGTCGATCGACAAGGCGCGGCGTCTGCTCGGCTGGGAGCCGCGGGTGCCCCTCGCCGCGGGCATGGCTCGCACCGAGGCCTGGCTGCGCCGCGAAGGCTTCCTCGACAAGGAGGCGAAGTAG
- a CDS encoding thiamine pyrophosphate-binding protein, with the protein MTIDGAELLSRALLAEGVEVIFSISDISHSPLLRSTELAGIRHVGPRHESAAVHMADAWARAGGAGIAVVVVAAGPGVANMIPGLMCAWIEGQPLLVIGIQRVRRSVHAVRRGRFQYGPQLDVARPVAKFAAVVEEARRLPEFVREAVRQALAGRPGPSYIEIPSDVLHEQVDPETAPILPASLTRFAPGAPDADSVARAAALLSGASFPLILAGQGVHQADAAGELRELAEHLGALVMTTAGARGAFPEDHPLSVGMSFPWGTPAHLDSDVILAVGTQLGEQTQYLMPPGWAGPAHQRLIHLEVDPMRIGVNRPTDVGLVGDARAGLSALLAAVRAAGGMRQPNPAGAQYAADFAVFRTAIFDSYREIDGAPVHPGRLATEVAAALPDDAIVCIDGGNTGLWAHLAFTFTRARSLMWTGHYGHLGTGLPYALGAKLAAPERPVVLFTGDGAFGFNLQELETAAREQIPVVVVVNCDSAWGMEELHMMKVAGTTVGVKLSAVRYDHVAAALGCHSEHVARSADLRPALERALACGRPAVVHVDVDDRENVNPPGLDEFSGMYAAEHT; encoded by the coding sequence ATGACGATCGACGGGGCCGAGCTGCTGTCGCGGGCGTTGCTCGCCGAGGGTGTCGAGGTGATCTTCTCGATCTCCGACATCAGCCACAGCCCGCTGCTGCGCAGCACCGAGCTCGCCGGCATCCGCCATGTCGGCCCGCGCCACGAGAGCGCGGCGGTGCACATGGCCGACGCCTGGGCGCGGGCGGGCGGCGCGGGGATCGCCGTCGTCGTGGTCGCCGCCGGGCCTGGGGTGGCGAACATGATCCCGGGGCTGATGTGCGCCTGGATCGAGGGCCAGCCGCTGCTCGTGATCGGCATCCAGCGGGTACGCCGATCGGTGCACGCCGTGCGCCGGGGGCGCTTCCAGTACGGCCCCCAGCTAGACGTCGCCCGCCCGGTGGCGAAGTTCGCCGCGGTGGTTGAAGAGGCACGGCGTTTGCCCGAGTTCGTCCGCGAGGCCGTCCGCCAGGCGCTCGCCGGCCGGCCGGGCCCGTCTTACATCGAGATCCCGAGCGACGTGCTGCACGAGCAGGTCGATCCCGAGACGGCGCCGATCCTGCCCGCCTCCCTGACCCGCTTCGCGCCCGGCGCCCCCGATGCCGACTCCGTGGCACGTGCCGCCGCACTGCTGTCGGGCGCCTCGTTCCCGCTGATCCTCGCCGGGCAGGGCGTGCACCAGGCCGACGCGGCGGGCGAGCTGCGCGAGCTCGCCGAGCATCTCGGGGCACTGGTGATGACGACTGCCGGCGCGCGGGGGGCGTTCCCCGAGGACCACCCGCTTTCGGTCGGCATGTCGTTCCCGTGGGGGACGCCGGCGCACCTCGACTCCGACGTGATCCTCGCGGTCGGCACCCAGCTCGGCGAGCAGACCCAGTACCTGATGCCGCCCGGTTGGGCAGGGCCAGCACACCAGCGGCTGATCCACCTCGAGGTCGATCCGATGCGCATCGGCGTGAACCGCCCGACCGACGTCGGCCTGGTCGGCGACGCCCGGGCCGGGTTGTCCGCGCTGCTCGCCGCAGTGCGCGCCGCCGGCGGGATGCGCCAGCCGAACCCGGCCGGCGCACAGTACGCCGCCGACTTCGCCGTGTTCCGCACGGCGATCTTCGACTCGTACCGCGAGATCGACGGCGCGCCTGTGCACCCCGGCCGACTGGCCACCGAGGTCGCGGCGGCGTTGCCCGACGACGCGATCGTCTGCATCGACGGAGGCAACACCGGGCTGTGGGCGCACCTCGCGTTCACCTTCACCCGGGCTCGCTCGCTGATGTGGACCGGCCACTACGGCCACCTGGGCACCGGGCTGCCGTACGCGCTCGGGGCGAAGCTGGCTGCGCCCGAGCGCCCCGTCGTGCTGTTCACCGGTGACGGCGCGTTCGGGTTCAACCTGCAAGAGCTGGAGACCGCGGCTCGCGAGCAGATCCCGGTGGTCGTCGTCGTCAACTGCGACTCGGCGTGGGGCATGGAGGAGCTGCACATGATGAAGGTCGCCGGCACCACGGTCGGGGTGAAGCTCTCCGCCGTCCGCTACGACCACGTGGCGGCAGCCCTCGGGTGCCACAGCGAGCACGTCGCCCGCTCGGCCGACCTGCGCCCCGCGCTCGAGCGGGCGCTCGCGTGCGGACGACCCGCCGTGGTCCACGTAGACGTCGACGACCGCGAGAACGTGAACCCGCCCGGGCTCGACGAGTTCTCCGGCATGTACGCCGCCGAGCACACCTGA
- the rsfS gene encoding ribosome silencing factor: MTTRPEVARPQVDETRELALAAARAADAKQGEETLVISVGAVLAITELFVVTSAKNRRLVRTLANEVEQSVRSATGRSPLRVEGLKELSWVLLDYGDVVVHVFSDESRRFYEIERLYRDQPKIAWVEEGSRTAAP, encoded by the coding sequence ATGACGACGAGACCCGAGGTTGCCCGGCCACAGGTGGACGAGACGCGCGAGCTGGCGCTCGCTGCTGCGCGAGCCGCCGACGCGAAGCAGGGCGAGGAGACCCTCGTCATCTCCGTCGGCGCGGTGCTGGCGATCACCGAGCTTTTCGTCGTGACGAGCGCCAAGAACCGGCGCCTCGTACGCACGCTCGCGAACGAGGTCGAGCAGTCGGTGCGGTCGGCGACGGGGCGCTCGCCGTTGCGCGTCGAGGGCCTGAAGGAGCTGAGCTGGGTCTTGCTCGACTACGGCGACGTCGTCGTGCACGTCTTCTCCGACGAGAGCCGGCGCTTCTACGAGATCGAGCGCCTCTACCGCGACCAGCCGAAGATCGCGTGGGTTGAGGAGGGGTCGCGCACGGCTGCTCCGTGA
- a CDS encoding glycosyl hydrolase, with product MPSDLDGPRLLVGTRKGAWILAADRARERWAISSPLFLGHVIQHLVLDPRDGERMLMAAKTGHLGPTVFRSLDRGETWTEASSPPAFRPGDEFGRSVRTVFWLTPGHPDEPGVWYAGGSPQGLFRSEDGGDTWAPVDGWNDHPQWGTWAEWPAIEGSPAGSLLHSVNVDPRDPGHLYIGLSGGGVFESTDAGSDWRPLNRGCAADFFPDPDPEFGHDPHCVRLHPLMPDRLYQQNHCGIYRIDRPAERWERIGDNMPRDVGDIGFPIELHPRDPDTAWVFPMDGTDVWPRTSPDGRPAAYVTRDAGASWSRLDRGLPERAWFTVKRQAMCVDDRDPVGVYFATTSGEIWASRDEGDKWQLVVAHLPEVYSLEVG from the coding sequence ATGCCCTCCGACCTCGACGGTCCGCGCCTGCTCGTCGGCACCCGCAAAGGGGCCTGGATCCTCGCCGCCGACCGGGCCCGCGAGCGATGGGCGATCAGTTCACCCCTCTTCCTCGGCCACGTCATCCAGCATCTGGTCCTCGACCCGCGCGACGGCGAGAGGATGCTGATGGCCGCGAAGACCGGGCATCTCGGGCCGACCGTGTTCCGCTCCCTCGACCGGGGCGAGACGTGGACCGAGGCCTCGAGCCCACCGGCCTTTCGCCCAGGTGACGAGTTCGGCCGCAGCGTGCGCACCGTGTTCTGGCTGACACCGGGCCACCCGGACGAGCCCGGCGTCTGGTACGCCGGCGGCTCGCCGCAGGGGCTGTTCCGCTCGGAGGACGGCGGCGACACCTGGGCGCCCGTGGACGGTTGGAACGACCATCCGCAGTGGGGTACCTGGGCGGAGTGGCCTGCCATCGAAGGTAGCCCGGCAGGCTCGTTGCTGCATTCGGTCAACGTCGACCCGCGCGATCCCGGTCACCTCTACATCGGGCTCTCCGGAGGCGGGGTGTTCGAATCGACCGACGCCGGCAGCGACTGGCGACCGCTCAACCGGGGCTGCGCGGCGGATTTCTTTCCCGACCCCGACCCCGAGTTCGGCCACGACCCCCACTGCGTGCGTCTGCACCCACTGATGCCGGACCGGCTGTACCAGCAGAACCACTGCGGCATCTACCGAATCGACCGACCCGCCGAGCGATGGGAGCGGATCGGCGACAACATGCCTCGCGACGTCGGCGACATCGGCTTTCCGATCGAGCTCCACCCGCGTGACCCGGACACGGCGTGGGTGTTCCCGATGGACGGCACCGACGTCTGGCCCCGCACCAGCCCCGACGGGCGCCCGGCGGCGTACGTCACCCGCGACGCCGGCGCCTCCTGGTCGAGGCTCGACCGCGGGTTGCCCGAGCGAGCCTGGTTCACCGTCAAGCGTCAGGCGATGTGCGTGGACGACCGCGATCCGGTCGGCGTCTACTTCGCGACGACGAGCGGCGAGATCTGGGCGAGCAGGGACGAGGGCGACAAGTGGCAGCTGGTCGTCGCCCACCTGCCGGAGGTGTACTCGCTGGAGGTCGGGTGA
- a CDS encoding ABC transporter ATP-binding protein — protein MPGIEAAGLTRQFSRQVVVDNLDLSVEPGTIVGLIGPSGCGKTTTVRLLTGLLRPTSGTSYVGGRNSTQLSKRDRRRIGYLPQIPALFDDLTVAENLRFHASMYGLSWRSRRRRLAALLDWVELTPDRRKRVNQVSGGMQRRLALAAAFVHSPAFAFLDEPTAGIDPILREKFWSEFRTVASGGSTMLVTTQYVGEAAYCDLVGVLSDGQLLMVETPANLRRAAFGGDVVRVDLERPPTEADMAALATPEIGARSVERFSDVSVRVVVEDANRALDVLRSGTADAGPRVVDAGEYVADFDEAFVRIVEQHRASTAEAAGVPA, from the coding sequence GTGCCCGGGATCGAGGCCGCCGGCCTGACGAGGCAGTTCTCCCGCCAGGTGGTGGTCGACAACCTGGATCTCAGCGTGGAGCCGGGCACGATCGTCGGCCTGATCGGGCCGAGCGGGTGCGGCAAGACGACCACCGTGCGCCTGCTCACCGGCCTGCTCCGCCCGACGAGTGGCACCTCTTACGTCGGGGGGCGCAACTCCACGCAGCTCTCCAAGCGCGACCGACGTCGCATCGGCTACCTGCCGCAGATCCCCGCGCTGTTCGACGACCTCACTGTTGCGGAGAACCTGCGCTTCCACGCCTCGATGTACGGGTTGTCATGGCGCAGCCGTCGCCGGCGGTTGGCTGCACTGCTCGACTGGGTGGAGCTGACGCCTGACCGGCGCAAGCGCGTGAACCAGGTGTCGGGGGGCATGCAGCGCCGCCTCGCGCTCGCCGCGGCGTTCGTGCACTCTCCCGCGTTCGCGTTCCTCGACGAGCCGACCGCCGGCATCGACCCGATCCTGCGGGAGAAGTTCTGGAGCGAGTTCCGCACCGTCGCCTCCGGCGGCTCGACGATGCTCGTCACCACGCAGTACGTCGGCGAAGCCGCCTATTGCGACCTCGTCGGCGTGCTGTCCGACGGCCAGCTGCTGATGGTCGAGACTCCGGCCAACCTGCGTCGCGCCGCGTTCGGGGGCGACGTCGTGCGCGTCGACCTGGAACGGCCGCCCACCGAAGCGGACATGGCCGCCCTGGCCACTCCCGAGATCGGTGCCCGCAGCGTGGAGCGCTTCTCCGACGTCAGCGTGCGCGTCGTGGTCGAGGACGCGAACCGTGCCCTCGACGTGTTGCGCTCCGGCACTGCCGATGCGGGGCCGCGGGTGGTCGACGCCGGCGAGTACGTGGCCGACTTCGACGAGGCCTTCGTGCGGATCGTCGAGCAGCATCGAGCCAGCACGGCCGAGGCGGCGGGGGTTCCGGCATGA
- a CDS encoding ABC transporter permease produces the protein MIRAFAFFRKELVEIVRQPRLVALMVLGPFLVLALFGLGYSGRPMLMHTTFVGPDGSIYEQVVDDYRDELSELIDAGDYLDDEAVALEALRKDETDLVVVFPEDALGDLRAGEHAVIKVVHDEIDPIRRTAVEVAARLAIQQVNATVLAAAAGQAQGALSPAAAIAEQVSAGAAALEADGSAGERSAELVREIDSHLGDLAEVATGSQVVLTRLSTGTAPTADAVETVENVDSGLVAARDRLVDLRQRLSDADLDDPAAVGLLATELRELADTFVTLTTLSPELLVQPFESETESTLAEAVTPTAYFSPASIALLLSHLALTLAALSLLRDRRTGLFEVLRAGPMSSVHILTGKFLAYLVVGGLVGAGLLAAGVFALDVPMQGSVVWLVPIVAGVVLASLGLGMVLSAASSTESQAVQWAMLTLLGGLFFSGFILSLDDLAYPIRLLSFALPVTYGIRALQDVMLRGVDPSVADIGGLAALSAVYLFVASTALRRALRPT, from the coding sequence ATGATCCGAGCCTTCGCGTTCTTCCGCAAGGAGCTGGTCGAGATCGTGCGCCAGCCGCGCCTCGTCGCCTTGATGGTGCTCGGGCCGTTCCTGGTGCTCGCGCTCTTCGGGCTCGGCTACTCCGGCCGGCCGATGCTGATGCACACGACGTTCGTCGGCCCCGACGGCTCGATCTACGAACAGGTCGTCGACGACTACCGCGACGAGCTCTCCGAGCTGATCGACGCCGGGGACTACCTGGACGACGAGGCCGTCGCCCTGGAAGCTCTCCGCAAGGACGAGACCGACCTGGTGGTGGTGTTCCCGGAGGACGCACTCGGCGACCTGCGCGCCGGCGAGCACGCAGTGATCAAGGTGGTGCACGACGAGATCGACCCGATTCGCCGGACCGCGGTCGAGGTCGCCGCCCGGCTGGCGATCCAGCAGGTGAACGCGACCGTGCTCGCCGCTGCCGCCGGTCAGGCCCAAGGGGCCCTCAGCCCGGCGGCCGCCATCGCCGAACAGGTCTCCGCTGGTGCGGCCGCCCTCGAGGCCGACGGCTCCGCCGGCGAGCGCTCGGCGGAGCTGGTCCGCGAGATCGATTCCCACCTGGGCGATCTCGCCGAGGTGGCGACCGGCTCGCAGGTGGTGCTCACCAGGCTCTCGACAGGCACCGCCCCTACGGCCGACGCCGTGGAGACGGTCGAGAACGTCGACTCCGGCCTCGTCGCGGCCCGTGACCGGCTCGTCGACCTGCGTCAACGGCTGAGCGACGCGGACCTGGACGATCCCGCCGCCGTAGGGCTGCTCGCCACCGAGTTGCGTGAGCTGGCCGACACCTTCGTCACGCTGACCACGCTGTCGCCGGAGTTGCTGGTGCAGCCGTTCGAGAGCGAGACCGAGAGCACGCTCGCCGAGGCCGTGACCCCGACCGCGTACTTCAGCCCGGCCTCGATCGCGCTGTTGCTGTCGCACCTCGCGCTGACCCTCGCCGCGTTGTCGCTGCTGCGGGACCGCCGCACGGGCCTCTTCGAGGTGCTGCGTGCCGGGCCGATGTCGTCGGTGCACATCCTGACCGGCAAGTTCCTCGCCTACCTCGTCGTCGGCGGTCTCGTCGGCGCGGGGCTCCTCGCCGCCGGCGTGTTCGCCCTCGACGTGCCGATGCAGGGCTCGGTGGTGTGGCTCGTGCCGATCGTCGCCGGCGTCGTGCTGGCCTCGCTCGGCCTCGGCATGGTGCTGTCGGCGGCTTCTTCGACGGAGAGCCAGGCCGTGCAATGGGCGATGCTGACGCTGCTCGGCGGGCTGTTCTTCAGCGGCTTCATCCTCTCTCTCGACGACCTGGCGTACCCGATACGCCTGCTGTCGTTCGCGCTCCCCGTCACCTACGGGATCCGTGCCTTGCAGGACGTGATGCTGCGCGGCGTCGACCCCAGCGTCGCCGACATCGGCGGGCTCGCCGCGCTCAGTGCGGTGTACTTGTTCGTCGCCTCGACGGCGCTGCGCCGGGCGCTGCGACCGACCTGA
- a CDS encoding sigma-70 family RNA polymerase sigma factor encodes MNDSIGLYLNDIGKVPLLTAEDERVLSRAIERGREAAERLANGERTNREIRNTIKEAAAAKDRFIRANLRLVVSIARRYPLPQGMDLLDLIQEGNLGLEHAVDKFDWRRGFKFSTYATFWIRQAIGRALDQKASLIRIPGDRSASLRAALRQASGDGETLDAGNAELHRLTTPVSLDKTIGDDGDATLGDLMANGDGTPEDHVMALVDTALLDELLGTLDNRARFAVEARFGLLDGERKSFREVGEKLGVTAEAARRLVSRAVAGLREDAERILAA; translated from the coding sequence ATGAATGACTCCATCGGTCTCTACCTAAACGACATCGGCAAGGTCCCGCTGCTCACTGCCGAAGACGAGCGGGTGCTCTCTCGCGCCATCGAGCGTGGCCGTGAGGCCGCCGAGCGCCTCGCCAACGGCGAGCGCACCAACCGCGAGATCCGCAACACCATCAAAGAGGCCGCCGCCGCGAAGGACCGCTTCATCCGGGCCAACCTGCGCCTCGTGGTCTCCATCGCCCGGCGGTATCCGCTGCCCCAGGGCATGGACCTGCTCGACCTCATCCAGGAGGGCAACCTCGGCCTCGAGCACGCCGTCGACAAGTTCGACTGGCGCCGTGGCTTCAAGTTCTCCACCTACGCCACGTTCTGGATCCGCCAGGCGATCGGGCGCGCGCTCGACCAGAAGGCGAGCCTGATCCGCATCCCCGGCGACCGCTCCGCCAGCCTGCGTGCGGCCCTGCGCCAGGCCTCGGGCGACGGCGAGACGCTCGACGCGGGCAACGCCGAGCTGCACCGCCTCACCACCCCGGTGTCGCTCGACAAGACCATCGGCGACGACGGCGACGCCACCCTCGGCGATCTGATGGCCAACGGCGACGGGACGCCCGAAGACCACGTGATGGCCCTCGTCGACACCGCCCTGCTCGATGAGCTGCTCGGCACGCTCGACAATCGCGCCCGGTTCGCCGTAGAAGCCCGCTTCGGTCTGCTCGACGGCGAGCGCAAGAGCTTCCGTGAAGTCGGCGAGAAGCTCGGGGTGACCGCCGAGGCCGCCCGCCGCCTCGTCAGCCGCGCGGTCGCCGGCCTGCGTGAGGACGCCGAGCGCATCCTCGCCGCCTGA
- the nadD gene encoding nicotinate (nicotinamide) nucleotide adenylyltransferase, translating to MPENMPRRIGLFGGTFDPPHVGHLVTAVNVRHALSLDIVVLMVANVPWQKESSRRITDAEDRFAMVAAAVEGVDGLLAGRLEIDHGGPSFTADTLAELRRCCPSAELYTIVGDDAAAGLPTWERFGEVVANSHIVVVDRPGAPVQLPEGIHWVRVEVPRLEVSSTDLRARFVDGRPLDYLVTAPVLDVIAERALYRGADR from the coding sequence GTGCCTGAGAACATGCCGCGCCGCATCGGCCTGTTCGGTGGCACATTCGACCCGCCCCACGTCGGACACCTCGTGACCGCGGTGAACGTCCGCCATGCCCTGTCGCTCGACATCGTCGTCTTGATGGTCGCGAACGTGCCCTGGCAGAAGGAGTCCAGCCGGCGGATAACCGACGCCGAAGACCGCTTCGCGATGGTCGCCGCAGCGGTAGAAGGCGTCGACGGGTTGCTTGCCGGCCGGCTCGAGATCGACCACGGTGGGCCCAGCTTCACCGCCGACACCCTCGCCGAACTGCGCCGATGCTGCCCCTCGGCCGAGCTGTACACCATCGTCGGAGACGACGCCGCCGCCGGGCTCCCCACCTGGGAACGCTTCGGCGAGGTGGTCGCCAACAGCCACATCGTCGTCGTCGACCGCCCGGGCGCGCCCGTGCAACTCCCCGAGGGCATCCACTGGGTGCGGGTGGAGGTACCCCGGCTCGAGGTGTCGAGCACCGATCTGCGGGCGCGTTTCGTAGATGGTCGCCCGCTCGACTACCTGGTCACCGCGCCGGTGCTCGACGTCATCGCCGAACGCGCCCTGTACCGCGGTGCCGACCGGTGA
- a CDS encoding MoaD/ThiS family protein, which translates to MKVRIPTPLRSYTANAANVTADGSTVIEVLDDLDRQYPGIAFRVVDEQRRLRPHMVVWIGSERCRDLDTSVEGLGELVIMQALSGG; encoded by the coding sequence GTGAAGGTTCGCATCCCCACGCCCCTGCGGTCCTACACCGCGAACGCGGCGAACGTCACCGCCGACGGCTCCACCGTGATCGAGGTGCTCGACGACCTCGACCGCCAGTACCCCGGCATCGCGTTCCGTGTCGTCGACGAGCAGCGCCGGCTGCGGCCCCACATGGTGGTGTGGATCGGCTCCGAGCGCTGCCGTGATCTCGACACGTCGGTCGAGGGCCTCGGCGAGCTCGTCATCATGCAGGCCTTGTCCGGGGGCTGA